A section of the Budorcas taxicolor isolate Tak-1 chromosome 17, Takin1.1, whole genome shotgun sequence genome encodes:
- the SMARCB1 gene encoding SWI/SNF-related matrix-associated actin-dependent regulator of chromatin subfamily B member 1 isoform X2, which produces MMMMALSKTFGQKPVKFQLEDDGEFYMIGSEVGNYLRMFRGSLYKRYPSLWRRLATVEERKKIVASSHDHGYTTLATSVTLLKASEVEEILDGNDEKYKAVSISTEPPTYLREQKAKRNSQWVPTLPNSSHHLDAVPCSTTINRNRMGRDKKRTFPLCFDDHDPAVIHENASQPEVLVPIRLDMEIDGQKLRDAFTWNMNEKLMTPEMFSEILCDDLDLNPLTFVPAIASAIRQQIESYPTDSILEDQSDQRVIIKLNIHVGNISLVDQFEWDMSEKENSPEKFALKLCSELGLGGEFVTTIAYSIRGQLSWHQKTYAFSENPLPTVEIAIRNTGDADQWCPLLETLTDAEMEKKIRDQDRNTRRMRRLANTAPAW; this is translated from the exons ATGATGATGATGGCGCTGAGCAAGACCTTCGGGCAGAAGCCCGTCAAGTTCCAGCTGGAAGACGACGGCGAGTTCTACATGATCGGCTCTGAG GTGGGAAACTACCTCCGTATGTTCCGAGGTTCTCTGTACAAGAGATACCCCTCGCTCTGGAGGCGACTAGCCACtgtggaagagaggaagaaaatagtTGCATCGTCAcatg ATCATGGATACACGACCCTGGCCACCAGCGTGACCCTGCTGAAAGCCTCCGAGGTGGAGGAGATCCTGGACGGCAACGACGAGAAGTACAAGGCCGTGTCCATCAGCACCGAGCCCCCCACCTACCTCAG GGAACAGAAGGCCAAGAGGAACAGCCAGTGGGTACCCACCCTGCCCAACAGCTCGCACCACCTAGATGCCGTGCCCTGCTCCACCACCATCAACAGGAACCGCATGGGCCGCGATAAGAAGCGGACCTTCCCACTCTG CTTCGACGACCACGACCCAGCTGTGATCCACGAGAACGCGTCCCAGCCCGAGGTGCTGGTTCCCATCCGACTGGACATGGAGATTGACGGGCAGAAGCTGCGGGACGCCTTTACCTGGAACATGAATG AGAAGCTGATGACCCCGGAGATGTTCTCAGAGATTCTCTGTGACGACCTGGATCTGAACCCGCTGACATTCGTGCCGGCCATTGCCTCCGCCATCAGACAGCAGATTGAGTCCTACCCCACGGACAGCATCCTGGAAGACCAGTCAGACCAGCGCGTCATTATCAAG CTGAACATCCACGTGGGGAACATCTCCCTGGTGGACCAGTTCGAGTGGGACATGTCGGAGAAGGAGAACTCGCCCGAGAAGTTCGCCCTGAAGCTGTGCTCCGAGCTGGGGCTGGGCGGGGAGTTCGTCACCACCATTGCCTACAGCATCCGGGGACAGCTGAGCTGGCATCAGAAGACCTACGCCTTCAG CGAGAACCCCCTGCCCACGGTGGAGATCGCCATCCGGAACACGGGGGACGCTGACCAGTGGTGCCCGCTGCTGGAGACCCTGACGGACGCCGAGATGGAGAAGAAGATCCGCGACCAGGACCGGAACACGAG GCGGATGAGGCGTCTGGCCAACACGGCCCCGGCCTGGTGA
- the DERL3 gene encoding derlin-3 isoform X2, producing the protein MAWQGLATEFLQVPAVTRTYTAACVLTTAAVLELLSPFQLYFNPHLVFRKFQVWRLITNFLFFGPLGFSFFFNMLFVFRYSRMLEEGSFRGRTADFVFMFLFGGVLMTLLGLLGSLFFLGQALTAMLVYVWSRRSPGVRVNFFGLLTFQAPFLPWALMGFSMLLGNSILVDLLGIAVGHVYYFLEDVFPNQPGGKRLLLTPSFLKLLLDAPAEDPNYLPLPEEQPGPLQR; encoded by the exons ATGGCGTGGCAAGGGCTGGCGACCGAATTCCTGCAGGTGCCGGCGGTGACGCGGACGTACACCGCGGCCTGCGTCCTCACCACCGCCGCCGTG CTGGAACTCCTCAGTCCTTTCCAGCTCTACTTCAACCCGCACCTCGTGTTCCGGAAGTTCCAG GTTTGGAGGCTCATCACCAACTTCCTCTTCTTCGGGCCCCTGGGATTCAGCTTCTTCTTCAACATGCTCTTCGT GTTCCGCTACTCCCGCATGCTGGAGGAGGGCTCCTTCCGCGGCCGCACGGCCGACTTCGTCTTCATGTTTCTCTTCGGGGGCGTCCTGATGACT CTACTGGGGCTCCTGGGCAGCCTCTTCTTCCTGGGCCAGGCCCTCACAGCCATGCTGGTGTACGTGTGGAGCCGCCGCAGTCCTGGGGTGAGGGTCAACTTCTTCGGCCTCCTCACCTTCCAAGCGCCGTTCCTGCCTTGGGCGCTCATGGGCTTCTCAATGCTGCTGGGCAACTCCATCCTGGTGGACCTGCTGG GGATCGCAGTGGGCCATGTCTACTACTTCCTGGAGGACGTCTTCCCCAACCAGCCTGGAGGCAAGAGGCTGCTGCTGACCCCCAGCTTCCT GAAACTGCTACTGGATGCCCCGGCGGAGGACCCCAATTACCTGCCCCTCCCCGAGGAGCAGCCAGGACCCCTGCAGCGGTGA
- the DERL3 gene encoding derlin-3 isoform X1 produces the protein MAWQGLATEFLQVPAVTRTYTAACVLTTAAVQLELLSPFQLYFNPHLVFRKFQVWRLITNFLFFGPLGFSFFFNMLFVFRYSRMLEEGSFRGRTADFVFMFLFGGVLMTLLGLLGSLFFLGQALTAMLVYVWSRRSPGVRVNFFGLLTFQAPFLPWALMGFSMLLGNSILVDLLGIAVGHVYYFLEDVFPNQPGGKRLLLTPSFLKLLLDAPAEDPNYLPLPEEQPGPLQR, from the exons ATGGCGTGGCAAGGGCTGGCGACCGAATTCCTGCAGGTGCCGGCGGTGACGCGGACGTACACCGCGGCCTGCGTCCTCACCACCGCCGCCGTG CAGCTGGAACTCCTCAGTCCTTTCCAGCTCTACTTCAACCCGCACCTCGTGTTCCGGAAGTTCCAG GTTTGGAGGCTCATCACCAACTTCCTCTTCTTCGGGCCCCTGGGATTCAGCTTCTTCTTCAACATGCTCTTCGT GTTCCGCTACTCCCGCATGCTGGAGGAGGGCTCCTTCCGCGGCCGCACGGCCGACTTCGTCTTCATGTTTCTCTTCGGGGGCGTCCTGATGACT CTACTGGGGCTCCTGGGCAGCCTCTTCTTCCTGGGCCAGGCCCTCACAGCCATGCTGGTGTACGTGTGGAGCCGCCGCAGTCCTGGGGTGAGGGTCAACTTCTTCGGCCTCCTCACCTTCCAAGCGCCGTTCCTGCCTTGGGCGCTCATGGGCTTCTCAATGCTGCTGGGCAACTCCATCCTGGTGGACCTGCTGG GGATCGCAGTGGGCCATGTCTACTACTTCCTGGAGGACGTCTTCCCCAACCAGCCTGGAGGCAAGAGGCTGCTGCTGACCCCCAGCTTCCT GAAACTGCTACTGGATGCCCCGGCGGAGGACCCCAATTACCTGCCCCTCCCCGAGGAGCAGCCAGGACCCCTGCAGCGGTGA
- the SMARCB1 gene encoding SWI/SNF-related matrix-associated actin-dependent regulator of chromatin subfamily B member 1 isoform X1, with amino-acid sequence MMMMALSKTFGQKPVKFQLEDDGEFYMIGSEVGNYLRMFRGSLYKRYPSLWRRLATVEERKKIVASSHGKKTKPNTKDHGYTTLATSVTLLKASEVEEILDGNDEKYKAVSISTEPPTYLREQKAKRNSQWVPTLPNSSHHLDAVPCSTTINRNRMGRDKKRTFPLCFDDHDPAVIHENASQPEVLVPIRLDMEIDGQKLRDAFTWNMNEKLMTPEMFSEILCDDLDLNPLTFVPAIASAIRQQIESYPTDSILEDQSDQRVIIKLNIHVGNISLVDQFEWDMSEKENSPEKFALKLCSELGLGGEFVTTIAYSIRGQLSWHQKTYAFSENPLPTVEIAIRNTGDADQWCPLLETLTDAEMEKKIRDQDRNTRRMRRLANTAPAW; translated from the exons ATGATGATGATGGCGCTGAGCAAGACCTTCGGGCAGAAGCCCGTCAAGTTCCAGCTGGAAGACGACGGCGAGTTCTACATGATCGGCTCTGAG GTGGGAAACTACCTCCGTATGTTCCGAGGTTCTCTGTACAAGAGATACCCCTCGCTCTGGAGGCGACTAGCCACtgtggaagagaggaagaaaatagtTGCATCGTCAcatggtaaaaaaacaaaacctaacacTAAGG ATCATGGATACACGACCCTGGCCACCAGCGTGACCCTGCTGAAAGCCTCCGAGGTGGAGGAGATCCTGGACGGCAACGACGAGAAGTACAAGGCCGTGTCCATCAGCACCGAGCCCCCCACCTACCTCAG GGAACAGAAGGCCAAGAGGAACAGCCAGTGGGTACCCACCCTGCCCAACAGCTCGCACCACCTAGATGCCGTGCCCTGCTCCACCACCATCAACAGGAACCGCATGGGCCGCGATAAGAAGCGGACCTTCCCACTCTG CTTCGACGACCACGACCCAGCTGTGATCCACGAGAACGCGTCCCAGCCCGAGGTGCTGGTTCCCATCCGACTGGACATGGAGATTGACGGGCAGAAGCTGCGGGACGCCTTTACCTGGAACATGAATG AGAAGCTGATGACCCCGGAGATGTTCTCAGAGATTCTCTGTGACGACCTGGATCTGAACCCGCTGACATTCGTGCCGGCCATTGCCTCCGCCATCAGACAGCAGATTGAGTCCTACCCCACGGACAGCATCCTGGAAGACCAGTCAGACCAGCGCGTCATTATCAAG CTGAACATCCACGTGGGGAACATCTCCCTGGTGGACCAGTTCGAGTGGGACATGTCGGAGAAGGAGAACTCGCCCGAGAAGTTCGCCCTGAAGCTGTGCTCCGAGCTGGGGCTGGGCGGGGAGTTCGTCACCACCATTGCCTACAGCATCCGGGGACAGCTGAGCTGGCATCAGAAGACCTACGCCTTCAG CGAGAACCCCCTGCCCACGGTGGAGATCGCCATCCGGAACACGGGGGACGCTGACCAGTGGTGCCCGCTGCTGGAGACCCTGACGGACGCCGAGATGGAGAAGAAGATCCGCGACCAGGACCGGAACACGAG GCGGATGAGGCGTCTGGCCAACACGGCCCCGGCCTGGTGA